In Girardinichthys multiradiatus isolate DD_20200921_A chromosome 18, DD_fGirMul_XY1, whole genome shotgun sequence, a single window of DNA contains:
- the LOC124884702 gene encoding extracellular calcium-sensing receptor: MSLLSQLVTLWICSGPSLFLAWLVGRQLGLRVGIQMAETLNCSRWGIPSKKGFFQEGDVIIGGLFNIHYVPPTRDYRFTQQPDNKPCTGLQSLPMQYIYAMMFALEEINNSSTLLPGVKLGHHIHDSCSLPAWALQAALSLVGGHMPSCNSAAKYEEEKGIGASKVPLIIGGCNSVTAQIVSRLLVPLSLPLVSYTASTPSLSDKQQFPNFFRTMASDVYQARAIAQLAIKFKWTWVGAVVANNDYGLMVLKVFQEGIQRAGVCLAFVETLQRENIVSDARRAALAIQASTAKVILIVTWYTDVMELFLQLEKLNVTDRQFLASEAWSTSSDLRQSTVSHKVASGVLGVAIRSSTLPGFDTYIRNLNPSLRPNDHFLKEFWEKEFGCSPGIATASPFASLPPCNGTESLWAVNNLFTDTSQLRVTYNVYLAVYAAAHALHSLLSCPDVNSSPGRNITCSFTNQIKPIELMEQLRKVNVTTPQGEAFNFQGADITVKYDLVNWQSSPEGQVQLVLIGLVNDFDLHLNESAIQWSTGSSQVPVSICSEACPSGTRMATRKGEPICCFDCIPCADGEISNTTGSTQCVHCPSEFWSNAERTACIPRQLDYLSFNETLGITLTAVAVSGVTVTIAVFVVFLYNRQTPMVRANNSELSFLLLLSIKLCFLCSLVFIGRPSAWSCRFQQAAFGISFVLCVSCLQVKTIVVLAAFRSARPGAEALMRWFGPGQQRGSVCFFTSIQIIICTFWLSLNPPVPQPDLEIPGLQVTLKCAMTSVIGFSLVLGYIGLLGCTSLLLAFLARKLPDNFNEAKLITFSMLIFCAVWVAFVPAYVSSPGKYAVAVEIFAILASSYGLLVCIFAPKCFIILLRPEKNTKKHLMAR, encoded by the exons ATGTCCTTGCTGTCCCAACTCGTCACTCTGTGGATCTGCTCTGGTCCGTCGTTGTTTCTAGCGTGGCTTGTGGGCAGACAGCTGGGTCTCAGGGTGGGCATACAGATGGCCGAGACGCTGAACTGTTCTCGGTGGGGAATACCCAGCAAAAAGGGTTTTTTTCAGGAAGGGGATGTAATCATCGGTGGGCTCTTTAACATTCATTATGTGCCTCCTACTAGGGACTATAGATTCACTCAGCAGCCAGACAACAAACCTTGCACAGG TTTACAAAGTCTACCGATGCAATACATCTATGCTATGATGTTTGCTCTGGAGGAAATCAACAACAGCTCCACTTTGCTACCAGGTGTGAAGCTGGGCCACCATATTCATGATAGCTGTTCCCTCCCTGCCTGGGCTCTGCAGGCTGCGCTGTCATTGGTTGGTGGACACATGCCGAGCTGTAATTCAGCTGCTAAATATGAGGAGGAAAAAGGAATCGGAGCAAGCAAAG TACCTTTGATCATTGGTGGTTGCAATTCTGTAACAGCCCAGATAGTGTCCAGACTCCTGGTACCACTTTCTCTTCCTCTA gtgAGCTACACAGCAAGTACCCCAAGTTTAAGTGACAAGCAACAATTTCCTAATTTCTTCAGAACCATGGCCAGTGATGTATATCAAGCACGTGCTATTGCTCAGCTTGCTATAAAGTTTAAGTGGACCTGGGTTGGAGCAGTGGTGGCAAACAATGATTATGGCCTCATGGTATTGAAG GTATTTCAGGAGGGCATTCAGAGGGCAGGGGTGTGTCTGGCATTTGTGGAGACCCTCCAAAGGGAAAACATTGTAAGTGATGCCAGACGAGCAGCGCTTGCCATTCAGGCTTCGACTGCAAAGGTGATTTTGATTGTCACCTGGTATACAGATGTGATGGAACTGTTCCTGCAACTGGAGAAGTTGAAt GTGACTGATAGACAATTTTTGGCCAGTGAGGCGTGGAGCACCAGTAGCGACCTTCGCCAAAGTACTGTTTCACATAAAGTGGCAAGTGGTGTTCTTGGTGTGGCCATACGAAGCTCAACTCTGCCTGGATTTGACACTTATATTCGTAATTTAAACCCCTCGCTTCGCCCAAATGATCACTTCTTAAAGGAATTTTGGGAAAAGGAGTTTGGATGTAGTCCTGGAATTGCGACAGCTTCTCCTTTTGCTTCTCTACCCCCCTGCAACGGCACAGAGAGCCTGTGGGCTGTGAATAATCTCTTCACTGACACCTCCCAGCTACGGGTGACATACAATGTCTATCTTGCAGTCTATGCTGCAGCTCACGCCCTTCACTCCCTACTCTCCTGCCCTGATGTTAACAGCTCTCCTGGACGTAACATCACCTGTTCATTTACAAATCAAATCAAGCCCATTGAG CTGATGGAGCAGCTCCGTAAAGTGAACGTTACCACACCTCAGGGTGAAGCGTTTAATTTCCAAGGCGCCGACATCACAGTAAAGTATGACCTCGTGAACTGGCAGAGCAGCCCTGAGGGACAAGTCCAACTTGTTTTGATCGGCCTTGTGAATGACTTTGATCTTCACCTTAATGAGTCTGCTATTCAGTGGAGCACGGGGTCCAGTCAG GTGCCTGTTTCCATCTGCAGTGAAGCTTGCCCTTCGGGTACACGGATGGCCACCAGGAAAGGAGAACCCATCTGCTGTTTTGACTGCATCCCATGTGCTGATGGAGAGATTAGCAACACAACTG GTTCCACTCAGTGTGTTCATTGTCCATCCGAGTTTTGGTCCAATGCTGAGCGTACTGCCTGCATCCCTCGCCAGCTGGACTACCTTTCTTTCAATGAAACTTTGGGCATCACACTAACAGCAGTTGCTGTTTCTGGTGTCACAGTGAcaattgctgtttttgtggtgTTCCTTTACAACCGTCAGACACCAATG GTGCGAGCCAACAACTCAGAACTCAGCTTTCTGCTGCTCCTGTCAATAAAGCTCTGTTTTCTGTGCTCACTGGTGTTTATCGGCCGTCCCTCAGCCTGGTCATGCCGGTTCCAGCAGGCAGCCTTTGGGATCAgctttgtcctgtgtgtttcctGCCTACAAGTGAAGACAATTGTGGTTCTGGCAGCATTCCGCTCAGCTAGGCCCGGTGCTGAAGCTCTGATGAGGTGGTTTGGTCCTGGACAGCAGAGAGGAAGTGTCTGCTTCTTCACATCCATACAG aTTATCATCTGTACTTTTTGGCTGTCACTTAACCCCCCGGTGCCTCAACCTGACTTGGAGATCCCAGGTTTACAGGTTACCCTGAAGTGTGCGATGACGTCTGTGATTGGTTTCTCTCTGGTGCTGGGCTACATTGGCCTCCTAGGCTGCACCAGCCTCCTTCTGGCCTTTCTTGCCAGGAAACTCCCAGACAACTTCAACGAGGCCAAGCTGATCACCTTTAGCATGTTGATTTTCTGTGCTGTCTGGGTGGCTTTTGTTCCTGCTTATGTAAGTTCACCTGGAAAATATGCAGTTGCTGTGGAAATTTTCGCCATTCTGGCCTCAAGTTATGGTTTACTGGTCTGCATCTTTGCTCCAAAGTGTTTCATCATTCTTTTGAGGCCAGAGAAAAACACTAAGAAGCATTTGATGGCAAGATAG